From the Oikeobacillus pervagus genome, the window TGTAATACGGCCTGAAGCGGCCCTTGATAATAGTAAAATAAAAAAAAGGGTGCCATTAGCTGAATGAATGGGGCTCCTTTCGTAGAACCATACATGACTTGCATTAATGGCTCCGCATATAAATATAAAACAATTACAGCAAGCCCCCCAGAAACTAAGCAAAATCGCAATGCTTCTTGTACACGATGTTCTACGAGACGGAAATTTTTGCTTGAATTTGCTTCACTGATGGCTGGTACAAGTGAAGTCGATAAGGATATCGTAATAAAGGAAGGTAGAAATAAAACCGGTAAAGCATATCCCGTCAGCATTCCGTACTGCTTCGTTGCCATTGTAGCAGCTACTCCCGCAATGGCTAAACTATGGGCGACGACAATAGGTTCGAAAAACCAAGAAAGGGAACCAATCATCCGACTTCCTGTTGTGGGAAGGGCGATTCTCATCAAATCATTTAATGTTTCTTTACCGGAATGAATCGCCTTAAAAAAGTTGCGACGCACCCGAAATTTCTTTTTTATTTTAAACATCGTAAATAAGTAGATTAATGCAATGACTTCTCCAATAATGGTGGCGACCATTGCAGCTGCAGCCGCGTATTCTACCCCGTAAGGCAAAAAGGTTTTCGTTAAGACGGCGATAAAGGTAATTCTGACAACCTGTTCTAAAATTTGTGAAATCGCAGCAGGCTTCATGTTTTGTTTCCCTTGAAAATATCCACGAATGACAGAAGATATGGCAATGATCGGAATAACTGGAGTGATTGCCACTAGCGGATAGTATGTACGAGGGTCGGTGAATAACGTTTTGGCTAAATAAGGAGCAAGAATGAATAGTGTAGGGGTGAGAATGACTGATAAGGACAATGTCGTGGTAAGTGATACGGCGAGAATTTTTTTGATTTTTTTTGTATCCCCTCGAGCCTCCGCTTCTGCCACATTTTTAGAAATAGCTACAGGCAAACCCAACTGTGTCATCGTAAGGACGAGGATGAACGTTGGAAATGCCATCATATAAAGCCCCACCCCTTCTTCTCCAATGAAACGAGCAATTACAATTCTATTTACAAATCCCAATATTTTCGTAATAAAGGTTGCCACCATCAAAATCATCGTTCCCTTTAGAAACTTAGACATGTTTTTTCCCTGCCTTCTCAAAAATGGTAAATTCATTTACAATGATTTATATGCATGATCATGGACAAAGCATGACAAGTTGTTCATAAAAAGGGGATGAATAGATGAAAAAGGAAGGGCATCCTTATGATCGTTTTTTCTATAAACTAAAACCGGCACTATATAGTAAAGCTGAGGAATTGGAACTGTTAGGCTATGATCAAATTGAAGTGGATTCACTTTGGGAATACTTAACGAAGAAGAAATGGAAAAAATATGAGAGCGATGTGCGTGTCTATCAATTGGTCAGCGATATCCTCTCCATTAAACCAGGTGATTATATGAACTACAAAACAATCGAAGCTTTTCGTTCACCCAATTGGTTTACCGAAATAAATGAAGAGGAATTGCAGCAACTCCTTCAACCGAATAAGCAAGATTGATAATATTCAATCGCTATCGTAATGGGTATAAATTGACAGCCCTTATATTCTGCTTCATAATAGTAACGTTGATGATTAAGGTAGATGTCTACTTAAATTAGACTACTTATTACTACGGTTGAAGGGGGACTCCCCATACAAATAGAAGTTACACTGTGAATAAGGCAGTGCATATAAAGGAGGATCTTACATAATGGTAAAGCGGAGCCGGATCGTTGCCTTTTTCCTAATCGTTTTATTAATTGGGAGTGCAATCGGGGTAACGACGAAAGATATTGTAAATAACATTAAACTCGGGCTCGACCTTCAAGGTGGTTTTGAAGTTCTATACGAGGTGAAACCAGCGAAAGAAGGTCAGAAAATCACCGATAAAGTAGTGGCAAGTACAGCAAATGCACTTGAAGAACGGATCAATGTGTTGGGTGTTAGTGAACCGAGCATCCAAATTGAAGAAGGACACCGTATTCGTGTTCAGCTTGCGGGGGTAGAGGATCAAAATGAAGCAAGAAAGATCTTATCGACACAAGCAAATTTATCATTCCGTGATGTGGATGATAACTTAATGTTAGACGGGTCGGATCTTGTGCAAGGTGCAGCAAAGCAATCTTTTACACAAGAGGGAAGTCCGAACGTTGCCTTGAAATTAAAAGATCGCAAAAAGTTTGAAAAAGTAACAGAAAAAATTGTCAGTATGGCACCGAACAATCAACTTGTCATTTGGCTTGATTTTGAAGAGGGAAAAGATTCCTTTAAAAAGGAAGTGGCCAAGGAAAATCCCAAATTTTTATCCTCTCCTAACGTAAATGAAGTATTTACGACAGATGAAGTAACAATTGAAGGGGATTTTACAGTAGAAGAAGCGAGTAATTTAGCTGGATTGCTCAATGCAGGATCTCTTCCAGTTAAATTAAAAGAAATTTATTCTACTTCTGTAGGAGCTCAGTTCGGGGAACAAGCATTAGATAAAACAGTTCTATCTGGAATCATCGGGATCGCTCTTATTTTCTTGTTTATGCTTTTTTATTACCGTTTACCAGGTTTTATCGCAACGATTACATTATCGATCTATATTTATTTAATTCTTTTAGTATTTGATTGGATGAACGGGGTGCTTACACTTCCAGGTATTGCGGCCTTAATCCTTGGAGTCGGGATGGCCGTTGATGCAAATATTATTACGTATGAACGGATAAAAGAAGAGATAAGAGTCGGTAGGACGATTAAATCGGCTTTTCAGGCTGGGAATAAGAACTCATTTTTAACGATATTAGATGCAAACATCACCACGATTTTAGCTGGTGCTGTACTATTCTATTTTGGGACAAGCTCTGTAAGAGGGTTTGCGACGATGTTAATTATTAGTATTTTGGTCAGCTTTTTAACAGCCGTATGGGGATCTAGACTTTTCCTAGGACTCTTTGTGAAAAGTGGTTTACTTAGAAATAAACCAGGTTGGTTTGGCGTTAAGAAAAGCGATATCCATGACATCAAAGAAAACGTGGATACTTTAGATTTAACAACAAGATTTGATAAATTTGATTTTGTTAAACACCATCGGAAATTTTTTGCTTTTTCCATCATCGCAATTGTAGCGGGAATGATTGTGTTAGGTATTTTCCGATTAAACCTAGGGATTGATTTCTCAAGTGGTACTCGGATGGAAATTCTTGCCGAACAACAGCTATCAAAAGAAGCGATTTCAACTGAGTTAGAGAAAGTGAACTTGTCGACAGATGATATTATTATTTCGGGTGAAAAGAAAAATATCGGAACAGCCCGGTTTAAAGATGTATTATCGAAAAACGAGATCGCTCATTTAAAAAATCATTTTAAAGAACAATTTGGAAATGAGCCAAATGTCAGCACCGTTTCTCCGATTATTGGTAAAGAACTTGCGAAGAATGCGATGAAAGCTTTAGCCATTGCAGCTGTGGGAATTATTATTTATGTAGCGATTCGCTTTGAGTTTTACATGGGGGCCAGTGCGGTTATCGCCTTAATTCATGATGCCTTCTTTATCATTGCCATCTTTAGCTTAACTCGTCTAGAGGTGGATATTACCTTTATTGCAGCCATCTTAACGATTATCGGTTACTCTATTAATGATACGATCGTTACATTTGACCGTATTCGCGAAAACTTAGAGAAAAAACGGCGGATCAAAACATATGAAGAGCTCGCTGATATCGTGAATAAAAGTTTACGTCAAACATTAACCCGTTCGATTAATACCGTATTAACTGTGATTGTGACGGTCATTGCCTTGCTCATCTTCGGAAGTGAGTCAATCCGTAACTTCTCGATCGCCTTATTAATCGGATTAATTTCAGGTACGTATTCGTCCCTGTTCATCGCAGCTCAATTATGGCTAGTGTGGAAAGGTAAAGAACTAAAACGCAAAGGCTCGATTAAAACATATAAAGAGAAAAAGACTTGGTCAGACGAACCACAAGTTTAAGAGTTACAGTTTTGCTGTAGCTCTTTTTTTCTTTTAAAAACAAAAGCAAAATTAAGTTGTTTCGGAATAAAGATGTGCCACAAGAAGTAACGCAAAAAACAGCGGGAAATCATCAAATAAAACGGGAAATGTTCAAATAACCGAAGAAGACGCGCAAAAGATCGGATAAGTAGCGCAAATCCTCATGGGAAATGATCAAAAGTGAACGGGAAATAGTCAAATCCATCCATTGAAATGGTGATTATAACCGCTTTCATTGAAACGGAGAATGCTCTTTTGTATAATAGGGAAGGTTAAGGGGTGGTACGTATGTTAAAGTCAAAGACCCGTTGGATTGTTCGTGAGACAAAGCACGAAATGGCAAAACAATTATCCGGTGACTTAAAAATAAGTCCATTATTAGCTTCGTTATTAATAAACCGTGGAATGAGTGATACAGAATCTGCACGGTATTTTTTATTCGAAAAAGGAGAAAGTTTCCATGATCCTTTTTTATTAAAAGGGATGGATGTAGCCGTAGAACGAATTAAAAGAGCTATTGAAAATAATGAACAGATTCTAATATTTGGAGATTACGATGCGGATGGGGTTAGTAGTACATCCGTTATGATGACAGTGTTGACGGAACTAGGAGCAAATGTTGAGTTCTATATTCCGAATCGATTTACTGAAGGATATGGTCCAAATGAAGGGGCTTTTCGCTGGGCTCATAGTATTGGGGTCGATTTAATTATTACTGTCGATACTGGGATTGCAGCGATTGGCGAGGCCGGTTTGGCTAAAGAGCTTGGGATTGATTTGATCATTACCGATCACCATGAACCAGGTCCAGAACTCCCAGAAGCGTTAGCGATTATTCATCCGAAGCATCCAGAGGGGGATTATCCATTTCCATATTTAGCTGGGGTAGGTGTTGCGTTCAAAGTAGCCCATGCCTTATATGGGAAAGTCCCATATCATTTACTTGATCTTGTGGCTATTGGGACGATTGCGGATTTGGTACCACTTATTGGTGAAAATCGTTCGATTGCGAAAGCAGGATTAAAGAAACTTCAACAAACAAGTCGCCCAGGAATTCGAGCAATGTGCAAAGTTGCGGATACAAAGATGGAGACAATAAATGAAGAGACCATTGGATTTATGTTAGCTCCGCGACTTAATGCTGTTGGCCGCCTAGACAGCGCTGACCCTGCAGTGGAGTTATTGCTAACACAGGATGAAGAGTCCGCCAAGTATCTTGCGAATGAAATTGATCAAATCAATAAGGAAAGACAAGCCATTGTTCAGAAAATAACCGAGGAAGCGATTGAAATGGTTGAATCGCAATTTCCTCTAGAAGAGAACTCGGTACTCGTAATTGGAAAAGAAGGCTGGAATTCAGGAGTCATAGGGATTGTAGCGTCCCGACTAGTGGAGAAATATTATCGTCCAACGATTGTCTTAAGCTATGATGTAGAAGCCGGTCTTGCCAAAGGATCAGCGCGCAGTATTGCTGGATTTGATTTATTTAAAAATCTCTCCTCTTGCCGCGAGTTGTTACCTCATTTTGGTGGCCACCCGATGGCTGCAGGAATGACGTTGAACATACATGATGTAGAAGAACTTCGTGAAAGATTAAATAGACTGGCAAGTGAACAACTTTCAGATGAGGATTTCATTCCGTTAACAGAGCTTGATGCATCGATTGAACTGGAAGATGTACAATTATCTACAATTGAGGAGCTTCAATTATTAGCTCCGTTTGGGATGAAAAATCCAAAACCAAAAATATTATTAGAAAAAGTCTCACTAGTGAGTATGAGAAAAATCGGTACGAATCAAACCCATTTAAAATTACAAATTGAACGCAATGGTTCTTCCCTAGATGGAATTGGATTTGGAATGGGAGAGTATGCTGATCAAATCGCTCCTAATACAACATTGTCGTGTATAGGTGAGCTTTCTATTAATGAATGGAATAACATTTGTAAACCGCAAATTTTTTTACAAGATATTAAGGTGGATCATTGGCAATTATTCGATATGAGAGGAAATAAGCCAATCCAAAAATGGATCCATCACCTTCCAAGTAAGCGACTTTTCATTGTTTTTAATGAAGAAACGATGAATGCACTCGCAGTTTCATCTATACAGGAAGAATGTGTTTATGTAAATAGTTTAGAGAAGGCTAAACAACTTCCTGTTCAGGATAATAATCTTATCTTCCTTGATCTTCCCTCATCAAAGGAATGGTTGGAAGCGGTGATCAGCAAAGATTTACCTGAACGAATTTATGCGTACTTTTACCAAAATAACTTACAGTTCTTCCACACAATTCCAACGAGAAATCATTTCAAATGGTACTATGCTTTCTTAATGAAAAGAAAATCATTTGATTTAAAACGATATGGAAGTGAATTGGCAAAATACAAAGGCTGGACAAGCGATACAGTTTCCTTTATGTCAAAAGTGTTTTTTGAACTAGATTTTGTTACAATAGAGAATGGTTTTATTCGTTTAAACCAAGTAAAGCAAAAAAGAGATTTGAGTGAATCTTTCACTTATCAGCAAAAACAACAACAATTTGAATTAGAGAATGAACTGCTCTATTCCCCTTATCATGAACTAAAAAACTGGTTTGATCATCGAATGGGAGTTGGGCTTTAGGTTCTTGAGGAGGAAGTAAGACATGGATTTAAAAGAATATATTACGATTGTTCCAGATTGGCCTAAACCAGGAGTTGAATTTAAAGACATTACGACCTTAATGGATAATGGTGAAGCATTCAAATATGCTACGGACAAAATAGTAGAGTATGCGAAGGAAAAAGAAATCGATCTTATTGTGGGTCCAGAAGCACGTGGTTTTATTATCGGCTGTCCTGTTGCTTATGCACTCGGACTTGGCTTTGCCCCTGTTAGAAAAGAAGGGAAGTTGCCTCGTGAAACGGTGAAGGTCGATTACGGTTTAGAATATGGAAAAGATGTTTTAACGATTCATAAAGATGCGGTAAAACCTGGACAAAAAGTTCTCATTATTGATGATTTATTAGCAACTGGTGGAACAATTGAAGCAACCATTAAACTTGTTGAATCACTTGGCGGGGTTGTGGCAGGAATCGCCTTCTTAATCGAGCTTACTTATTTAGAAGGTCGCAAAAAATTAAACAAATACGATATTAATGCATTAATCCATTATTAAGAGAAGGATTTCTCATAATGGGTTCCCTTTTGGGGATAAAAGTTAAAAAACACTGAATTCAGCAATGAAATATCAATAAAAATAACAAAAATGAATAATGAATCAACAGACATTTTAGCAATATAATTAATGACAAAAGGAGCTTGGATAAAAATCTAACGGGTTTCCTTTTGAGGTGCAAACATTGCAAATCACATTATATTTTTTTCCCTAATATCAATGCAATTCTCAGAGTGAATAACATTAATAAGCGCAAAGAAGGGGCTGTCTCAAAAGTCCATTTTAGTATGAATTTTGCCCAAATTAAAAACCCGAGAATGTTGATATGACAGCATTCTTGGGTTTTGCATTTTACCGATTTAGGCTTAGAAAACTACTTTTCGGACAGCCCCTTAAATTCTCTATCGACTTTCGCTCGTTAAATAAATTTGTTATTTGCTTTTATTGTATGTTCTCGTCACTTTTGTACTCCAAAATATCACCTGGCTGACAATCCAAAGTCTTACATATCGCTTCTAATGTTGAAAAACAAACCTTTTTTGCTTTCCTATTTTTTCCGGAAAGGAAAGATTCGCCATAGGAATTCAAACCTTCTTCGAAAGCTCCGTTATGCTCATTTTTCGTTTTTTTAACGTCACATCAATAGTAATAATAAT encodes:
- the recJ gene encoding single-stranded-DNA-specific exonuclease RecJ, whose product is MLKSKTRWIVRETKHEMAKQLSGDLKISPLLASLLINRGMSDTESARYFLFEKGESFHDPFLLKGMDVAVERIKRAIENNEQILIFGDYDADGVSSTSVMMTVLTELGANVEFYIPNRFTEGYGPNEGAFRWAHSIGVDLIITVDTGIAAIGEAGLAKELGIDLIITDHHEPGPELPEALAIIHPKHPEGDYPFPYLAGVGVAFKVAHALYGKVPYHLLDLVAIGTIADLVPLIGENRSIAKAGLKKLQQTSRPGIRAMCKVADTKMETINEETIGFMLAPRLNAVGRLDSADPAVELLLTQDEESAKYLANEIDQINKERQAIVQKITEEAIEMVESQFPLEENSVLVIGKEGWNSGVIGIVASRLVEKYYRPTIVLSYDVEAGLAKGSARSIAGFDLFKNLSSCRELLPHFGGHPMAAGMTLNIHDVEELRERLNRLASEQLSDEDFIPLTELDASIELEDVQLSTIEELQLLAPFGMKNPKPKILLEKVSLVSMRKIGTNQTHLKLQIERNGSSLDGIGFGMGEYADQIAPNTTLSCIGELSINEWNNICKPQIFLQDIKVDHWQLFDMRGNKPIQKWIHHLPSKRLFIVFNEETMNALAVSSIQEECVYVNSLEKAKQLPVQDNNLIFLDLPSSKEWLEAVISKDLPERIYAYFYQNNLQFFHTIPTRNHFKWYYAFLMKRKSFDLKRYGSELAKYKGWTSDTVSFMSKVFFELDFVTIENGFIRLNQVKQKRDLSESFTYQQKQQQFELENELLYSPYHELKNWFDHRMGVGL
- a CDS encoding adenine phosphoribosyltransferase gives rise to the protein MDLKEYITIVPDWPKPGVEFKDITTLMDNGEAFKYATDKIVEYAKEKEIDLIVGPEARGFIIGCPVAYALGLGFAPVRKEGKLPRETVKVDYGLEYGKDVLTIHKDAVKPGQKVLIIDDLLATGGTIEATIKLVESLGGVVAGIAFLIELTYLEGRKKLNKYDINALIHY
- the spoVB gene encoding stage V sporulation protein B, producing MSKFLKGTMILMVATFITKILGFVNRIVIARFIGEEGVGLYMMAFPTFILVLTMTQLGLPVAISKNVAEAEARGDTKKIKKILAVSLTTTLSLSVILTPTLFILAPYLAKTLFTDPRTYYPLVAITPVIPIIAISSVIRGYFQGKQNMKPAAISQILEQVVRITFIAVLTKTFLPYGVEYAAAAAMVATIIGEVIALIYLFTMFKIKKKFRVRRNFFKAIHSGKETLNDLMRIALPTTGSRMIGSLSWFFEPIVVAHSLAIAGVAATMATKQYGMLTGYALPVLFLPSFITISLSTSLVPAISEANSSKNFRLVEHRVQEALRFCLVSGGLAVIVLYLYAEPLMQVMYGSTKGAPFIQLMAPFFLFYYYQGPLQAVLQALDLANAALINSLIGAIVKIVLIFFLASLPTFGIYGAALGIVAGILLVTLLHLATVMKKIAITIYIRDYLKFLLIVVITMFISHYGIHHFLKDQMIIVQLLIGIFITSFLYLAGSFLFGLLTKKDLAKIPFIKKFF
- a CDS encoding post-transcriptional regulator; this translates as MKKEGHPYDRFFYKLKPALYSKAEELELLGYDQIEVDSLWEYLTKKKWKKYESDVRVYQLVSDILSIKPGDYMNYKTIEAFRSPNWFTEINEEELQQLLQPNKQD
- the secDF gene encoding protein translocase subunit SecDF, translating into MVKRSRIVAFFLIVLLIGSAIGVTTKDIVNNIKLGLDLQGGFEVLYEVKPAKEGQKITDKVVASTANALEERINVLGVSEPSIQIEEGHRIRVQLAGVEDQNEARKILSTQANLSFRDVDDNLMLDGSDLVQGAAKQSFTQEGSPNVALKLKDRKKFEKVTEKIVSMAPNNQLVIWLDFEEGKDSFKKEVAKENPKFLSSPNVNEVFTTDEVTIEGDFTVEEASNLAGLLNAGSLPVKLKEIYSTSVGAQFGEQALDKTVLSGIIGIALIFLFMLFYYRLPGFIATITLSIYIYLILLVFDWMNGVLTLPGIAALILGVGMAVDANIITYERIKEEIRVGRTIKSAFQAGNKNSFLTILDANITTILAGAVLFYFGTSSVRGFATMLIISILVSFLTAVWGSRLFLGLFVKSGLLRNKPGWFGVKKSDIHDIKENVDTLDLTTRFDKFDFVKHHRKFFAFSIIAIVAGMIVLGIFRLNLGIDFSSGTRMEILAEQQLSKEAISTELEKVNLSTDDIIISGEKKNIGTARFKDVLSKNEIAHLKNHFKEQFGNEPNVSTVSPIIGKELAKNAMKALAIAAVGIIIYVAIRFEFYMGASAVIALIHDAFFIIAIFSLTRLEVDITFIAAILTIIGYSINDTIVTFDRIRENLEKKRRIKTYEELADIVNKSLRQTLTRSINTVLTVIVTVIALLIFGSESIRNFSIALLIGLISGTYSSLFIAAQLWLVWKGKELKRKGSIKTYKEKKTWSDEPQV